In the Theobroma cacao cultivar B97-61/B2 chromosome 1, Criollo_cocoa_genome_V2, whole genome shotgun sequence genome, one interval contains:
- the LOC18611103 gene encoding patatin-like protein 1 has product MERRLSSLKIQPPTYGNLITILSIDGGGVRGIIPGVILAKLESELQNIDGEDARLADYFDVIAGTSTGGLITTMVAAPNENDRPLYAAKDIVPFYLENSPKIFPQMSGVLGWAAKLLKVLTGPRYDGKYLRKLIRGILGTTKLHQTLTSVAIPTFDITKLQPTIFSTYQIPINPDMDAPLADICIGTSAAPTYFPPYYFKNNKEEFNLIDGGIAANNPTLVAIREVTKQIMKENPNFSDMDPLDYTRFLVISLGGGSNRLEKKYSAKEASKWGVICWLFENNHTPIIDCYSEASKDMVDYHNSVVFEALHSEDKYLRIDDDTLRGELASVDAATKENMDNLVKVGEDLLKKTVTRINLDTGLYEPIENGGTNEEALRRFAKLLSDEKKVRESKSPQAKASA; this is encoded by the exons ATGGAGAGAAGATTATCATCTTTAAAAATCCAACCACCAACATATGGAAATCTGATCACTATACTCAGTATTGATGGAGGGGGAGTAAGAGGAATCATTCCTGGAGTTATTCTTGCTAAACTCGAATCCGAACTTCAG AATATCGATGGTGAGGATGCTAGGCTTGCAGATTATTTCGACGTGATCGCGGGAACTAGCACCGGTGGTCTCATAACAACCATGGTAGCTGCCCCAAATGAAAATGACCGTCCCCTATATGCTGCCAAAGATATAGTGCCTTTTTACCTTGAAAACAGCCCTAAAATTTTTCCACAGATGAG TGGGGTGCTGGGTTGGGCTGCAAAGCTATTAAAAGTTCTAACAGGACCAAGGTACGACGGGAAGTATCTTCGCAAGCTAATAAGAGGCATCTTGGGGACGACAAAACTGCATCAAACCTTGACCAGTGTGGCTATCCCTACTTTTGACATCACGAAACTCCAGCCTACAATCTTTTCCACTTATCAG ATTCCTATCAATCCAGACATGGACGCTCCCTTAGCAGACATCTGCATAGGCACGTCTGCAGCACCAACTTATTTCCCTCCTTATTATTTCAAGAACAACAAAGAAGAATTCAACCTTATCGACGGAGGCATTGCAGCGAACAATCCC ACATTGGTTGCCATCCGAGAAGTGACCAAACAGATAATGAAGGAGAATCCTAATTTTTCCGATATGGATCCCTTGGACTATACACGCTTCCTTGTGATCTCATTAGGGGGAGGCTCGAACAGACTTGAAAAGAAATACAGCGCCAAGGAAGCCTCCAAATGGGGTGTAATATGTTggttatttgaaaacaatcaCACTCCAATAATAGATTGTTATAGCGAAGCAAGCAAGGATATGGTTGACTACCATAACTCTGTGGTTTTCGAAGCCCTCCATTCGGAGGACAAGTATCTCCGGATCGAT GATGACACGCTACGTGGTGAGTTGGCCTCCGTCGATGCAGCTACGAAGGAGAATATGGACAACCTTGTAAAAGTAGGTGAGGACTTGCTCAAGAAAACTGTTACTCGCATTAATCTGGACACCGGTCTATATGAACCAATTGAAAATGGAGGCACCAATGAGGAAGCTCTGCGAAG GTTTGCGAAACTACTCTCGGATGAAAAGAAAGTGAGAGAGTCAAAATCCCCACAGGCCAAAGCTTCTGCTTAG
- the LOC18611104 gene encoding uncharacterized protein LOC18611104, translating to MDSSPVNWEALDALILDFAKSENLIEDSSPPSSPSLTSPSSPSLSSSSYRSRLIIRQIRRLLEAGDIDAAIDLLGAHAPFILDDHRFLFRLQKQKFIELLRNGTKEDRGFAIDYLRTSLAPCALNAYPEAYEEFKHVLLAFIYDKDDQTSPVANEWDEKRRYEIAGLLSSVLRAHLHAYNPIFSMTMRYLISIHKGFCFQQGISSPISDLTERLLLEERDPPAIPQESFYEAPPFYEVDIQALAHAVELTRQGAIDSLRFAKGDLFQAFQNEICRMRLDAAMLDELVREYCIYRGIVESGMQTLSESFKVNQQESRNCSSQDCSLDVDYSSTKRSNSESSATTDLSTMQGTDVELRYASEPANNLEDCSTSGSNQSENSRLLRNRSHVAGERSKRKRWRGRHDELDISDIHSNRCGKQEVGTAMQVDGTNIPKTQQGVEKINGEEKYEIVLGMRELASRGMAAEVVEEINALDPSFFVQNPVLLFQLKQVEFLKLVGLDDHSGALRVASSYLGPLAASDPNLLKPLKETLLSLLRPNEDALVTGLPLHALATSLQVAFGKRLGIEEPQLMRIMRATLHTHTEWFKLQMCKDRFESLLRIDSLKENNAPVLTSLATSKSNTDSCTLGSSQVTISSTTRISDDGSSPNQASSRDVICDENAILKVMEFLALPRADAIHLLAQNNGNAETVIQQIFA from the exons ATGGACTCTTCGCCTGTCAACTGGGAAGCACTCGACGCTCTCATCCTCGATTTCGCCAAATCAGAAAACTTGATCGAGGACTCTTCGCCACCGTCTTCGCCTTCCCTCACCTCTCCTTCCTCTCCTTCTCTGTCTTCCTCTTCTTATCGTTCGAGGTTAATCATTCGCCAGATCAGGCGTTTGTTAGAGGCCGGTGACATTGACGCCGCTATCGATCTCCTCGGAGCTCATGCTCCTTTTATCCTAGACGATCATCGCTTCCTCTTTCGGTTACAAAAACAG AAATTTATTGAGTTATTGAGGAATGGAACAAAGGAGGATCGTGGCTTTGCAATTGATTACTTGAGGACCTCTCTTGCTCCTTGTGCTCTCAATGCCTATCCG GAAGCATATGAGGAATTCAAGCATGTTCTTCTTGCCTTTATATATGACAAAGATGATCAAACTTCCCCAGTGGCAAATGAG TGGGATGAGAAGAGGAGGTATGAGATTGCTGGATTATTGTCTTCTGTTTTAAGAGCTCATTTACATGCATATAATCCAATCTTTTCAATGACGATGAGGTATTTGATAAG CATACATAAAGGTTTTTGCTTTCAACAAGGTATTTCATCACCCATTTCAGATCTTACTGAGAGATTGCTTCTTGAGGAACGTGACCCCCCTGCAATACCTCAGGAGAGTTTTTATGAGGCGCCTCCATTTTATGAG GTGGATATACAAGCTCTCGCACATGCTGTAGAGCTTACAAGACAAGGGGCTATTGATAGCTTGAGATTTGCAAAGGGTGATCTGTTTCAGGCATTTCAG AATGAAATATGTCGAATGAGATTGGATGCTGCCATGCTTGATGAACTTGTTCGTGAGTACTGTATTTATAGGGGAATTGTGGAATCTG GAATGCAAACACTTTCTGAATCTTTCAAAGTGAACCAACAAGAGTCTAGGAATTGTTCATCACAAGACTGTTCTCTTGATGTGGATTATAGCAGCACTAAGCGTTCAAATAGTGAATCTTCTGCTACTACAGATCTGAGTACCATGCAAGGAACTGATGTTGAATTAAGATATGCTTCTGAGCCAGCCAACAACCTTGAAGACTGTAGCACTAGTGGGTCAAATCAATCTGAAAATTCAAGGCTCCTGAGAAACAGAAGCCATGTTGCTGGTGAAAGAAGTAAACGCAAGCGATGGAGGGGAAGACATGATGAACTAGATATTTCTGATATCCATTCTAACCGATGCGGGAAGCAAGAGGTTGGCACTGCAATGCAAGTTGACGGCACAAATATACCAAAGACACAACAG GGAGTGGAGAAAATCAATGGggaagaaaaatatgaaattgttCTGGGGATGAGGGAACTAGCTAGCAGAGGAATGGCTGCTGAGGTTGTGGAGGAAATTAATGCATTGGATCCAAGCTTCTTTGTGCAAAATCCTGTTTTGCTATTCCAACTCAAGCAG GTTGAATTTCTAAAACTGGTTGGCTTGGATGATCATTCTGGTGCTCTAAGGGTTGCGAGCTCCTATTTAGGTCCCTTAGCGGCTAGTGACCCCAATTTGCTGAAGCCCTTGAAGGAGACTTTGTTGTCACTGCTTCGACCAAATGAAGATGCACTTGTGACAGGCTTGCCTTTACATGCTCTTGCAACTTCGCTTCAG GTTGCTTTTGGCAAGAGACTTGGTATTGAGGAGCCTCAACTTATGAGGATAATGAGAGCAACTCTTCACACACATACTGAATGGTTTAAACTTCAAATGTGTAAAGATCGTTTTGAAAGTCTCTTGagaattgattctttgaaGGAAAATAATGCTCCTGTGCTAACTTCTCTGGCCACATCAAAGTCAAACACCGATAGTTGTACCCTGGGGTCTTCACAAGTTACTATCTCATCAACTACCCGTATATCAGATGATGGTAGTAGTCCTAATCAAGCATCATCAAGAGATGTTATTTGCGATGAGAATGCAATACTTAAAGTAATG GAATTTCTTGCTTTGCCAAGGGCTGATGCAATCCATCTCCTTGCACAAAACAATGGAAATGCTGAGACAGTAATCCAGCAAATATTTGCATAG
- the LOC18611105 gene encoding pentatricopeptide repeat-containing protein DOT4, chloroplastic gives MNVWRSQGALSTLSKPRISLSQLNNLLQLCSKSKSLSQGKQIHPQIISNGSHQNTFIITKLVQMYADCDDLVSANKLFDRLPQPNVFSWTAILGLYSRHGMYRKCIESYCEMKMSGVLPDGFVFPKVLRASVQGLCLETGICVHKDVIVCGCEFYLEVCNSLIDMYGRCGDLTSARRVFDEMVGRDLFSWNLMISGYVGNGMLEFGLEILNCMRLDGFEPDVVTWNMVMDGYCRMGRCDEALKIFEYIKEPNIISWTTLISGYSRIGQHESSLRIFKDMLNKGVVLPDLDCLSSALVSCRHLGALLSGKEIHGFGIKMMIGRSFYGSAGPALLTLHSKCGRSRDAGNIFELMDKSDTVTWNAMILGFVDRGLGHMAVDCFGEMQRMGIKNDQTTICTVLPVCELRQGKQLHAYIRRQYSDSICPIWNALVHMYSKCGSIGSAYSVFSNMVARDLVSWNTMIGGFALHGLGEAALQLLKEMNYLGVCPSPVTLTSALSACNHSGLVDEGLKVFSSMTRGFHLSPSMEHFACVVDMLSRAGRLEDAINFIEKMPLKPDKCIWGALLAACRAYHNIDVAKVAAEHLICLEPEQAGHYITLSNIYAKAGRWNDAVRVRKQMETKGSAKPSGQSWLESGS, from the coding sequence atgaatgtaTGGCGCTCACAAGGAGCACTGTCAACTCTATCCAAACCTCGCATCTCTCTTTCCCAACTCAACAatctccttcaactctgcaGCAAATCAAAGTCACTGAGCCAAGGCAAACAAATTCACCCACAGATAATCTCAAATGGGTCACACCAGAACACTTTCATAATCACCAAATTGGTCCAAATGTATGCAGATTGCGACGATTTGGTGTCCGCCAACAAACTGTTTGACAGACTGCCTCAACCAAACGTGTTCTCCTGGACCGCCATCCTTGGCTTGTATTCAAGGCACGGAATGTACAGGAAATGCATTGAAAGTTACTGTGAAATGAAAATGTCAGGTGTCTTGCCTGATGGTTTTGTGTTTCCTAAGGTCCTGAGGGCGTCTGTGCAGGGGTTGTGTCTGGAAACTGGAATTTGTGTGCATAAGGATGTGATTGTTTGCGGGTGTGAGTTTTATTTAGAGGTTTGTAATTCCTTGATTGATATGTATGGGAGATGTGGGGATCTAACGAGCGCGAGGCGGGTTTTTGATGAGATGGTGGGAAGAGATTTGTTTTCATGGAATTTGATGATTTCAGGCTATGTGGGTAATGGGATGTTAGAATTCGGTTTGGAGATTTTGAATTGTATGAGATTAGATGGTTTCGAACCTGACGTTGTTACATGGAATATGGTAATGGATGGTTATTGTAGAATGGGAAGATGTGATGAggctttgaaaatttttgaatatattAAAGAGCCTAATATTATCTCATGGACTACTTTGATATCGGGCTATTCAAGGATCGGACAACATGAATCATCATTGAGGATTTTTAAGGATATGCTGAATAAGGGAGTTGTTCTGCCTGATTTGGATTGTCTTTCTAGTGCACTTGTATCTTGTAGGCATCTTGGTGCTCTGTTGAGTGGGAAAGAGATCCACGGTTTTGggattaaaatgatgattggTCGTTCATTTTATGGTTCAGCTGGGCCTGCCTTGTTGACACTGCATTCAAAGTGTGGCAGGAGTCGTGATGCTGGGAACATATTTGAGTTAATGGACAAGTCTGATACTGTTACCTGGAATGCAATGATTCTTGGTTTTGTTGATCGGGGATTGGGGCATATGGCTGTTGACTGTTTTGGTGAGATGCAAAGAATGGGaattaaaaatgatcaaaCAACGATATGCACTGTTTTGCCAGTGTGCGAGTTGAGACAGGGGAAACAATTACATGCCTATATTAGGAGACAGTATTCTGATTCTATTTGTCCAATTTGGAACGCATTGGTTCACATGTACTCAAAGTGTGGgtccattggatctgcatacTCTGTGTTCTCTAACATGGTTGCCAGAGACTTAGTGTCATGGAACACAATGATTGGAGGGTTTGCACTTCATGGACTTGGCGAAGCTGCTCTTCAGCTTCTGAAAGAGATGAATTATTTGGGCGTTTGCCCTAGTCCTGTGACCTTGACTTCAGCACTATCAGCTTGTAATCACTCGGGTCTTGTGGATGAGGGACTTAAAGTCTTCAGTAGTATGACCAGAGGCTTTCACTTGAGCCCAAGCATGGAGCACTTTGCTTGTGTTGTTGATATGCTATCACGTGCTGGTCGGCTTGAAGAtgcaattaattttattgagaAAATGCCTCTAAAGCCTGACAAGTGCATTTGGGGGGCTCTACTTGCTGCCTGTCGAGCTTATCACAATATTGACGTTGCAAAGGTAGCTGCTGAACATTTAATTTGCTTGGAACCTGAGCAAGCTGGACACTATATCACCCTGTCAAATATATATGCAAAGGCTGGAAGATGGAATGATGCTGTACGAGTAAGGAAGCAAATGGAAACAAAAGGATCGGCAAAGCCATCAGGACAAAGTTGGCTTGAAAGTGGAAGCTGA
- the LOC18611106 gene encoding patatin-like protein 1 — MESRAVMLSAYGQRITVLSIDGGGIRGIIPATILSFLELKLQELDGENARIADYFDVIAGTSTGGLMTAMLTTPDENGRPLFKGKDIAPFYLKHGPKIFPRSNYKRMTMKMNALMRPKYNGKYLRKIICKVLGNRRLHETLTRVVIPTFDIKLLQPTVFSTFEAKIDTSKDALLSDICISTSSAPTYFPAYTFKTKDSEGNDREFHLVDGGIAANNPALLALKPTGPAFPGDQEVSLGRALNYENYLIISLGTGTSKMEKKYNATMAAKWGILGWLYSEGSSPLVDALTFAGADMVDLHMSLIFRSIKCEQNYLRIQDDKLSGDASSSDKATQKNMKNLVEIGERLLQKPVSMMNLDSGIFEPVDNEGTNEEALIRFAKLLSEERKLRRAEIAKQLATRTSAPDDHHVSES, encoded by the exons ATGGAGAGTCGTGCAGTCATGTTATCAGCCTATGGTCAAAGAATCACAGTTTTAAGCATTGATGGGGGAGGAATTAGGGGCATTATACCAGCAACCATCTTGAGTTTCCTTGAACTCAAGTTACAA GAACTAGATGGGGAAAATGCTCGGATTGCAGATTATTTTGACGTGATAGCAGGAACTAGCACAGGGGGTCTGATGACAGCCATGTTAACAACTCCTGACGAAAATGGGCGTCCTCTTTTTAAGGGGAAAGACATTGCTCCATTCTATCTCAAGCACGGCCCTAAAATATTTCCTCGCAGCAACTACAA GAGGATGacaatgaaaatgaatgctcTAATGAGGCCAAAATACAATGGCAAGTACCTAAGGAAGATCATTTGCAAGGTACTAGGAAATCGAAGGCTTCACGAGACTTTGACCCGTGTTGTTATACCCACGTTTGACATCAAATTGCTTCAACCCACTGTTTTCTCAACATTTGAG GCGAAGATAGACACTTCTAAAGATGCTTTGCTATCAGATATTTGTATTAGTACTTCTTCAGCCCCGACTTATTTTCCAGCTTATACGTTTAAAACCAAAGACTCTGAAGGAAATGACAGGGAATTTCATCTTGTTGATGGAGGGATAGCAGCAAACAACCCA gCACTGCTAGCACTGAAGCCAACAGGGCCAGCTTTCCCAGGTGATCAAGAAGTTTCGCTGGGACGAGCCCTCAACTATGagaattatttgattatttcacTAGGCACAGGGACTTCCAAGATGGAAAAGAAATACAATGCGACAATGGCAGCAAAATGGGGAATCCTTGGATGGCTTTACAGTGAAGGAAGTTCTCCATTAGTTGATGCATTAACTTTTGCTGGAGCAGATATGGTTGACCTTCATATGTCATTGATTTTCAGGTCTATTAAATGTGAGCAAAACTATCTTCGTATCCAG GATGACAAGTTAAGTGGGGATGCATCATCATCTGATAAAGCTACTCAAAAGAACATGAAGAATCTCGTAGAGATTGGTGAAAGGCTCTTGCAGAAACCTGTTTCAATGATGAATCTCGACAGTGGAATTTTTGAACCAGTTGACAATGAAGGAACCAATGAAGAAGCTCTCATCAG ATTTGCAAAACTTCTGTCCGAGGAGAGGAAGCTGCGTCGGGCAGAGATTGCAAAGCAGCTTGCCACAAGGACTTCTGCCCCAGACGACCACCATGTTTCCGAAAGCTGA